A genomic region of Desulfosarcina ovata subsp. ovata contains the following coding sequences:
- a CDS encoding oligopeptide/dipeptide ABC transporter ATP-binding protein: MLDVENLSIVYDRVRPPVPAVTGVTFHLSAGDRMGLIGESGCGKTSLGLSIMGLLGDAAVSGSIRFQGHELTSMKASRRRLLQWREIAMVFQNRLEAFNPVIPLGEQLSEPLRTHLRLSARAARERVAELLTLTGLDPDWQTGYAHQLSGGMRQRALIAMALACKPTLLIVDEPTTSLDPESREAIVQLLDSLQQQMGFAMILISHNLPAIRRLSRQLFTLYAGRMVETGMTADVLRNPQHPYTRGLINASADFFPYKDLWGIAGAPPRPGETGGCPFQPRCCQSSEACAQKRPELVHVGVQRQVACHKGGIQTVLQAMDLRKTYRLGSKRIDALQGVSLTVRRGEVVALVGASGSGKSTLAHILVQVLAPDGGEVRFLGQPVSDHAATARMGGMQMVFQDPGEAISHRLTVIDAVREPLDIMGWEDRRTRDEKAVAALSAMQLSTTPDFLHRTCHALSGGQRQRVAIARALVSDPQLLVADEITAMLDPSTQAVILRELKGRQNERGFSLLFISHDIALGRKIADRVYVLNQGRLVDQGAAFEVFGQSNDENRVWREPSAFQAGKRS; encoded by the coding sequence ATGCTTGACGTCGAAAATCTGTCCATCGTCTACGATCGGGTCCGTCCCCCGGTGCCGGCCGTCACGGGGGTGACATTCCACCTCTCCGCCGGCGACCGCATGGGTCTCATTGGCGAATCCGGGTGCGGCAAGACCAGCCTGGGCCTGTCCATCATGGGGCTGCTCGGTGATGCCGCGGTCAGTGGCAGTATCCGCTTTCAGGGGCATGAGCTGACCTCAATGAAGGCATCGCGCCGCCGGTTGCTGCAGTGGCGCGAGATTGCCATGGTCTTTCAGAACCGTCTGGAAGCGTTCAATCCGGTGATTCCCTTGGGCGAACAGCTGAGTGAGCCGCTTCGTACCCACCTGCGGCTTTCGGCCCGCGCCGCACGGGAGCGGGTCGCCGAACTGCTGACCCTGACCGGCCTTGATCCGGATTGGCAAACCGGATATGCCCACCAGCTCTCCGGCGGCATGCGCCAGCGTGCGCTGATCGCCATGGCGCTGGCCTGTAAGCCGACGCTCTTGATCGTGGATGAGCCGACCACGTCGCTGGATCCCGAGTCCCGGGAAGCCATCGTGCAACTGCTGGATTCCCTGCAGCAGCAGATGGGATTCGCCATGATTTTGATTTCCCACAATTTGCCGGCCATCCGGCGGCTTAGCCGCCAATTGTTCACCCTGTATGCCGGCCGGATGGTTGAAACCGGCATGACCGCCGATGTTTTGCGCAATCCCCAACACCCCTACACCCGCGGGTTGATCAATGCCTCAGCCGATTTTTTCCCCTACAAGGATTTATGGGGCATCGCCGGTGCACCGCCCCGACCCGGGGAGACCGGCGGTTGCCCATTTCAGCCACGTTGCTGCCAATCGTCGGAGGCCTGTGCCCAAAAGCGGCCCGAGCTGGTCCATGTGGGCGTGCAGCGCCAGGTGGCCTGCCACAAGGGCGGTATTCAGACGGTGCTGCAGGCCATGGATCTGAGAAAAACCTATCGCCTGGGGAGTAAACGGATTGACGCGCTTCAAGGCGTCAGCCTGACGGTTCGCCGGGGGGAAGTGGTTGCCCTGGTGGGGGCGTCGGGATCGGGAAAGTCTACCCTGGCCCATATTCTTGTGCAGGTGCTGGCGCCCGATGGCGGCGAGGTGAGATTTTTGGGGCAGCCGGTGAGCGATCATGCGGCCACGGCCCGCATGGGCGGCATGCAGATGGTCTTCCAGGACCCGGGGGAAGCCATCAGCCATCGCTTGACGGTGATCGATGCCGTCCGCGAGCCCTTGGATATCATGGGCTGGGAGGATCGTCGCACGCGGGACGAAAAAGCGGTTGCCGCCTTGTCGGCCATGCAGCTGTCCACCACTCCGGATTTTTTGCACCGCACCTGCCATGCCTTGAGTGGCGGCCAGCGGCAGCGCGTGGCCATCGCACGGGCGCTGGTCAGCGATCCGCAGCTGTTGGTGGCCGATGAGATTACCGCCATGCTGGACCCTTCCACCCAGGCCGTGATTCTGCGGGAGCTCAAGGGCCGCCAGAACGAACGTGGTTTTTCCCTGCTGTTCATCTCCCATGACATCGCATTGGGCCGCAAAATTGCCGACCGGGTATATGTCTTGAATCAAGGGCGTCTGGTCGATCAGGGGGCCGCCTTCGAGGTGTTTGGCCAATCGAATGATGAGAATCGCGTATGGCGCGAACCCAGCGCCTTTCAAGCCGGAAAACGAAGTTAA
- a CDS encoding class I SAM-dependent methyltransferase yields MTDEHCHFWEERWQSIIDASPLRRRRKGGAGAMGRWDKMAADFAQRTADPTAAEKRRRTVAWMKDRVALPDGARVLDIGAGPGNWSLLLAEAGARVTALEPSGAMVDILKGRMAEQGITGISTDQRTWQAVDLARDGWEGAFDLVFASMTPGIDGPANLRKMMAASKGHCYLSAFSGLGWHQWYGKLWRELFDEALDGHPGDIIHPFNLVYAMGYRPELRFDFWQRENRMPRDKAIADFTTHLEGFTDLTDALRNKVAAFVDQRCENGHFVDERRACQGMMLWSVNQKIQDPTEDLQ; encoded by the coding sequence GTGACCGACGAGCATTGTCATTTTTGGGAAGAGCGCTGGCAATCCATCATCGATGCCTCGCCGCTACGCCGTCGGCGTAAAGGTGGGGCCGGTGCCATGGGACGCTGGGACAAGATGGCTGCCGATTTCGCCCAGCGCACGGCGGACCCGACAGCCGCCGAAAAGCGCCGGCGTACCGTTGCCTGGATGAAGGACAGAGTCGCACTGCCCGATGGTGCGCGGGTGCTGGACATCGGCGCCGGACCGGGTAACTGGTCCCTGCTGCTGGCCGAGGCCGGTGCCCGGGTGACCGCCCTGGAGCCCTCGGGCGCCATGGTCGACATCCTGAAAGGCCGTATGGCGGAGCAGGGCATCACGGGTATTTCAACCGATCAGCGCACCTGGCAGGCGGTGGACCTTGCCCGCGATGGCTGGGAAGGCGCCTTCGATCTGGTGTTCGCCTCCATGACCCCGGGCATCGACGGACCGGCCAACTTGCGTAAGATGATGGCCGCATCAAAGGGCCATTGCTACCTGAGCGCCTTCTCTGGTTTGGGGTGGCATCAATGGTACGGCAAGCTTTGGCGGGAACTGTTCGATGAGGCGCTGGACGGTCATCCCGGCGATATCATTCATCCCTTCAATCTGGTTTACGCCATGGGGTACCGGCCTGAACTGCGCTTCGATTTCTGGCAACGGGAAAACCGCATGCCCCGGGACAAGGCCATTGCAGATTTCACCACGCACCTGGAGGGGTTCACCGATCTTACCGATGCGCTCAGAAACAAGGTGGCCGCGTTTGTCGACCAGCGCTGCGAAAATGGCCATTTTGTCGATGAGCGGCGCGCCTGCCAGGGTATGATGCTGTGGTCGGTCAATCAGAAAATTCAAGACCCGACGGAAGACCTGCAATGA
- a CDS encoding ABC transporter substrate-binding protein translates to MKPTRTGWRILLLLIFFILPMACGDKPEEKAPVASGDAKTTALFEVDVLRLAGGDWGYPTPFAHYPRGPGGFKMCLLFDSLLERDEKGLIPWLAESYRIADDGLTYWFVVRRNVLWQDGRPLTADDVAFSLTYANRHAATWSYIFDTIESVTLEGEQTVCVKLKQPHAAMLDNIGRTRIIPRHIWETVDRPKEFIAPEAVVGCGPYRLTDYDKAHGTYRFEAFEKYWGPRQRVGAIEYVPVGEATLAYEKGEIDLTTLSPDVMPRFKDDPTHNIVRSPAFWGYRLLMNMEAVAGLRERSVRQALAYAIDRKELVEKIARGAAVPGRMGILPPDHVMAAQGIHFYSFDPQQAELLLEGAGFRRPDTTGLRQTGDGQPLELTLLCSSQEVRMAELLRQRLGEVGIGVKVISVDGKTRDSRVRAADYQLAILGHGGWGGDPDYLRVRFAGGSMGPNAAPSHSGLVGYNAPVLLDLLNRQQTEIDPARRRQLIGDIQRELAEQVPEIPLFYTTAYSIYRPARYDGWMFMYDHHSLPHGKLSYLTRSGVALKR, encoded by the coding sequence ATGAAACCAACCCGGACCGGATGGCGGATCCTGCTCCTGCTCATTTTTTTCATACTCCCGATGGCCTGCGGTGATAAGCCCGAGGAAAAGGCGCCGGTGGCATCGGGGGATGCCAAAACGACCGCGCTTTTTGAAGTGGATGTTCTCCGACTGGCGGGCGGCGATTGGGGCTACCCCACGCCGTTCGCCCATTATCCCCGGGGGCCGGGAGGCTTCAAGATGTGCCTGCTTTTCGACAGCCTCCTGGAACGTGATGAGAAAGGCCTGATTCCCTGGCTGGCCGAAAGTTACCGCATCGCCGATGACGGCTTGACCTATTGGTTTGTCGTGCGCCGGAATGTTCTCTGGCAGGATGGCCGCCCGCTGACCGCGGATGATGTGGCCTTCTCCCTGACCTATGCCAACCGGCATGCGGCCACCTGGTCCTATATTTTCGACACGATCGAATCGGTCACCCTGGAGGGCGAACAAACGGTATGTGTGAAGCTAAAACAACCCCATGCCGCCATGCTCGACAACATCGGCCGGACGCGCATCATCCCGCGGCATATCTGGGAAACCGTGGACCGGCCCAAGGAATTCATCGCACCGGAAGCGGTAGTCGGTTGCGGCCCCTACCGCCTGACCGACTATGATAAGGCCCACGGCACGTATCGCTTCGAGGCTTTCGAAAAGTACTGGGGGCCGCGCCAGCGGGTGGGGGCCATCGAGTACGTTCCCGTGGGTGAGGCAACCCTGGCCTACGAAAAAGGCGAAATCGATCTGACCACGCTCAGTCCGGACGTCATGCCCCGTTTCAAGGACGATCCGACCCATAACATCGTGCGCAGTCCGGCCTTCTGGGGATATCGGCTGCTCATGAACATGGAGGCGGTGGCCGGGTTGCGGGAACGTTCCGTGCGGCAGGCCCTGGCCTATGCCATCGATCGCAAGGAACTGGTCGAGAAGATTGCCCGGGGGGCGGCGGTGCCGGGCCGGATGGGAATTCTGCCGCCAGATCATGTCATGGCGGCCCAGGGGATCCATTTCTATTCGTTCGATCCGCAGCAGGCAGAGCTGCTTCTGGAAGGGGCGGGGTTCCGGCGGCCGGACACGACCGGTCTGCGGCAGACCGGCGACGGTCAGCCCCTGGAATTGACCCTATTGTGCAGCAGCCAGGAGGTGCGCATGGCCGAGTTGCTCCGGCAGCGGCTGGGCGAGGTGGGCATTGGCGTCAAGGTGATCAGTGTGGACGGCAAAACCCGGGATTCCCGGGTGCGGGCCGCCGACTACCAACTGGCGATTCTGGGACACGGCGGCTGGGGCGGCGATCCGGATTACCTGCGCGTGCGCTTTGCCGGTGGTTCCATGGGACCGAACGCGGCGCCCTCCCATTCCGGCCTCGTCGGATACAACGCACCGGTGTTGCTGGATCTGTTAAACCGCCAGCAAACCGAAATCGATCCGGCCCGGCGGCGGCAGTTGATCGGCGATATCCAGCGGGAACTGGCCGAGCAGGTGCCCGAGATACCGCTTTTCTACACCACTGCGTACAGTATCTATCGGCCGGCCAGATATGACGGGTGGATGTTCATGTACGACCACCATAGCCTGCCGCATGGCAAACTTTCTTATCTGACGCGCAGCGGCGTGGCCCTGAAACGATAG
- a CDS encoding ABC transporter permease: MNGVLTATRRIFRPNHSSNLLSDGGRIGMGLLALVILMALGAPWICRHSPRVPSGPALIAPCCSHPMGTDELGVDLLAQVCFGARISLLVGVGTALLAGLGGGLVGILAGYRGGWLDRVLMRLIDILLVLPDLPVMIVLAAFLGPRVETIIFVLAAFSWVFTARIVRSRVLSLKQRRYVHAAETYGAGVFYLMRRHFLPEIFPLAAVSMIRLAGRAIVAEAGLSFLGLGDPTSRSWGMIIHHALSFKGIYYTDFWKWWLVFPWLALMIVVTSLALVGRDLEKAADPRMEGH; this comes from the coding sequence ATGAACGGCGTGCTGACGGCGACGCGCCGGATTTTCCGCCCAAACCACTCCAGCAACCTGTTGAGCGATGGCGGAAGGATCGGCATGGGCCTGTTGGCCCTGGTCATCCTGATGGCGTTGGGAGCCCCCTGGATCTGCCGGCACTCGCCCCGCGTGCCATCCGGCCCGGCCTTGATCGCACCCTGTTGCAGCCATCCCATGGGAACCGACGAACTGGGCGTGGATCTTTTGGCCCAGGTATGCTTCGGCGCACGAATCAGCCTGCTGGTGGGGGTGGGGACCGCGCTTTTGGCCGGCCTGGGCGGCGGCCTGGTCGGCATTCTGGCCGGCTATCGGGGCGGCTGGCTGGACCGCGTGCTGATGCGCCTGATCGACATTCTGCTGGTGCTCCCGGACCTTCCGGTAATGATTGTGCTGGCCGCGTTTCTCGGGCCGCGCGTGGAGACTATCATCTTCGTGCTGGCTGCCTTTTCCTGGGTGTTCACCGCGCGCATCGTGCGCAGTCGCGTGCTCAGTCTCAAACAGCGGCGCTATGTTCACGCAGCGGAAACCTATGGGGCCGGTGTTTTCTATCTGATGCGGCGTCATTTCCTGCCGGAGATATTTCCCCTGGCTGCAGTGAGCATGATCCGGCTGGCCGGTCGGGCGATCGTTGCCGAGGCGGGCCTTTCCTTTCTCGGCCTGGGCGATCCCACCTCGCGTTCATGGGGCATGATTATTCACCATGCTCTGAGTTTCAAGGGCATCTACTATACCGATTTCTGGAAGTGGTGGCTGGTTTTTCCATGGCTGGCCCTGATGATTGTGGTGACCAGCCTGGCCCTGGTGGGCCGCGATCTCGAAAAGGCCGCCGACCCGCGCATGGAGGGGCACTGA
- a CDS encoding FmdE family protein, translating to MKTVVVSISMMFLLITGFAFSASARDCSTDSDYTYWKTVGRQAATKAVKMLSRSSHRFNGAKGYIALTNAGYAEVDEQSTMAALDGLVQVLGVGRGDNSLVEIHSAAEKALWFAVYQPRSGYCAYLEVDPDAVYAGCCGKHKKSSQFFSTTACEKINAEHLYANEEIYAEKFDAEIFGGNEFRIVTIANAVAEGAPVYAIRAFEFHDHYCPGVTSGIIEALYAKSYFSNPGGSYFVHTVQPWCKEDAFLSMLNATPGKRGYAVAYATDADIDGWPEWADGDGVGDVGVSADTIVYYQDPDSGVWDGIVLGFDWADLSDTCGNYTNSTINKLCMDLYYLEKMDEPETFVKVLAEFELNGSVVPKSLARPGVDTINVLESNAASFATPEE from the coding sequence GTGAAAACGGTTGTTGTCTCAATTTCGATGATGTTTCTGTTGATTACCGGATTTGCATTTTCCGCATCGGCCCGGGACTGCTCCACGGACAGTGATTATACCTACTGGAAAACCGTCGGCCGACAGGCTGCCACCAAGGCGGTTAAAATGCTGTCCCGCTCATCCCATCGTTTCAATGGCGCCAAGGGATACATTGCCTTGACCAACGCCGGTTATGCAGAGGTCGACGAACAATCCACCATGGCTGCCTTGGACGGCCTGGTTCAGGTGCTGGGCGTCGGCCGGGGTGACAACAGCCTGGTGGAGATCCACAGTGCTGCGGAAAAGGCGCTCTGGTTTGCCGTCTATCAACCGCGCTCCGGGTATTGCGCTTACCTCGAGGTGGACCCCGATGCGGTGTATGCCGGCTGTTGTGGGAAGCATAAGAAAAGCAGCCAGTTTTTCTCGACCACCGCGTGTGAGAAGATTAACGCCGAGCATTTGTATGCAAATGAGGAGATCTATGCCGAAAAATTCGACGCTGAAATTTTTGGCGGCAATGAGTTCAGGATCGTGACTATTGCCAACGCGGTGGCGGAGGGAGCGCCAGTGTATGCCATCCGCGCCTTCGAATTCCATGACCACTACTGCCCGGGCGTAACTTCCGGAATCATCGAGGCCCTTTATGCAAAGTCCTACTTCTCGAACCCTGGGGGGAGCTATTTTGTGCATACCGTGCAGCCCTGGTGCAAGGAGGATGCATTTCTGAGTATGTTGAACGCCACGCCGGGGAAAAGAGGCTATGCCGTGGCCTATGCCACCGATGCGGATATTGATGGTTGGCCGGAATGGGCCGATGGTGATGGTGTTGGTGATGTTGGTGTCTCCGCCGATACGATTGTCTATTACCAGGATCCGGATAGCGGGGTATGGGACGGAATCGTGCTCGGGTTCGACTGGGCCGATCTTTCGGATACATGCGGGAATTATACGAACAGTACGATCAACAAGCTCTGCATGGATCTGTATTATCTGGAAAAAATGGATGAACCCGAAACGTTTGTCAAGGTTTTGGCAGAGTTTGAATTGAATGGTTCCGTTGTTCCCAAATCCCTCGCCCGACCGGGGGTCGATACGATCAATGTGCTCGAAAGCAATGCAGCGTCCTTCGCAACACCTGAAGAGTAA
- a CDS encoding ABC transporter permease: MTLGHGKRFLEYLFTVWVIVTLNFALPRTMPGDPFLYLSADEGDEVARFSQAQQDYYQRQYGLDRPLAVQYGTYLCSLARGDMGYSIYYNQDVSRILFQRLPWTLLLVSLAVGLSSLAGCLLGSLSAYHRGRFVDRWLFPAIVAFSEIPAFLLGLVLLFTLAAGLQWFPLSGAMTHFATFEGMMGKILDIARHAALPVLTLTLVRTGGMTLLARNSMTTVLARDYVRTARAKGLHPLRILTRHTLRNAMLPIVTRIFLSLGGLVGGAILVENVFAYPGLGRLMRDAVLVHDYPMIQGIFLLVTVSVLSANFAADLVYRRLDPRIQHLESLRS; the protein is encoded by the coding sequence ATGACCCTTGGCCACGGCAAACGGTTTCTCGAATACCTGTTCACGGTCTGGGTGATCGTGACGCTCAATTTTGCTCTGCCGCGGACCATGCCCGGCGATCCGTTTTTGTACCTATCCGCCGATGAGGGCGACGAGGTGGCCCGCTTCAGCCAGGCCCAGCAGGATTACTACCAGCGGCAATACGGTCTGGACCGGCCGCTGGCGGTGCAGTACGGCACCTATCTATGTTCCCTGGCCAGGGGCGATATGGGATACTCCATCTATTACAATCAGGATGTCAGCCGGATCCTTTTCCAGCGGCTGCCCTGGACCCTGTTGCTGGTCAGCCTGGCCGTGGGCCTGAGCAGCCTGGCCGGTTGCCTGCTGGGAAGTCTCAGCGCCTATCATCGTGGCCGCTTTGTGGACCGGTGGCTCTTCCCGGCGATCGTCGCCTTTTCCGAGATTCCCGCCTTTCTGCTCGGCCTGGTGCTTCTCTTTACCCTGGCGGCGGGCCTGCAGTGGTTTCCGCTTTCCGGAGCAATGACCCATTTTGCCACTTTTGAGGGCATGATGGGCAAGATCCTGGATATCGCCCGGCATGCCGCCCTGCCGGTGCTGACCCTGACCCTGGTACGTACCGGCGGCATGACGCTATTGGCCCGCAACAGCATGACCACCGTGTTGGCCCGGGATTATGTCCGCACCGCCCGGGCCAAGGGATTGCACCCCCTGCGCATTCTGACGCGCCACACCCTGCGCAATGCCATGCTGCCCATTGTCACGCGTATTTTTCTCAGCCTGGGCGGCCTGGTGGGCGGCGCCATTCTGGTGGAGAACGTCTTTGCCTATCCCGGGTTGGGACGGCTAATGCGGGATGCGGTGCTGGTTCACGATTATCCGATGATTCAAGGTATTTTTCTGTTGGTGACGGTCAGTGTCCTGTCGGCCAATTTCGCAGCCGATCTGGTCTATCGGCGCCTCGATCCGCGGATCCAACACCTGGAGTCCCTGCGCTCATGA
- a CDS encoding FmdE family protein, with product MRKTTHWLFIVLVSVIVGFSGNGFGATFEKTVTQAMDTLNVTQGDSDLLVMTDAPFVMVDGANALPWLDRAQMATGCTVGKGNLLFFQRPQNHAFRLMLFKRSGAAVIVSREGTGWISESVDLGPTVISQPTFWKKTDDYRAGRDLFTLAAVANAWAKGAPYDFLKSAELHNHICPGLTSGYLMAHYILNHYPLSKGERYTVVSCPVWCKEDAFQVIMDCTPGKRGLVVKSLSEEQKANISIAHPAGMVLIWDAKKKSGKGVALSFDFAPLKDLSPKDTPKAAMVLAALEHLDQPDRFVSTAAEFQLDEALYNGIIQAGTNPYALAGLVKP from the coding sequence ATGCGTAAGACGACCCATTGGCTTTTCATCGTATTGGTTTCGGTAATCGTCGGTTTTAGCGGAAATGGTTTCGGGGCGACATTCGAGAAGACCGTCACCCAGGCCATGGACACCCTCAACGTCACCCAGGGCGATAGCGATCTTTTGGTTATGACCGATGCCCCTTTCGTGATGGTGGACGGCGCCAATGCGCTGCCCTGGCTGGACCGGGCCCAGATGGCGACCGGTTGCACGGTGGGCAAGGGCAATCTGCTTTTCTTCCAGCGGCCCCAGAACCATGCCTTTCGCCTGATGCTGTTCAAAAGGAGCGGCGCGGCAGTGATCGTCAGCCGGGAAGGGACGGGCTGGATTTCCGAATCCGTGGATCTGGGACCGACGGTCATTTCCCAGCCGACGTTCTGGAAGAAGACCGATGATTACCGGGCCGGCCGGGATCTCTTCACCCTGGCGGCCGTAGCCAATGCCTGGGCCAAGGGCGCGCCGTATGATTTCCTGAAAAGCGCCGAGCTTCACAACCACATCTGTCCGGGGCTGACCTCGGGCTACCTCATGGCCCACTATATTCTCAACCATTATCCCCTTTCAAAGGGAGAGCGGTATACCGTGGTGTCCTGTCCGGTGTGGTGCAAGGAAGATGCCTTCCAGGTAATTATGGACTGCACGCCGGGGAAAAGAGGGCTTGTTGTCAAGTCCCTTTCCGAAGAACAGAAGGCCAACATTTCCATTGCCCATCCGGCCGGCATGGTGCTGATCTGGGATGCCAAGAAAAAAAGCGGCAAGGGGGTGGCGCTGAGCTTTGACTTTGCTCCGCTCAAGGACCTGTCTCCCAAAGACACGCCCAAGGCTGCCATGGTATTGGCCGCGCTGGAGCATCTGGACCAGCCGGACCGGTTTGTCTCCACCGCCGCTGAATTCCAACTGGATGAGGCGCTTTACAACGGGATTATCCAAGCCGGCACGAATCCCTATGCCTTGGCCGGCCTGGTTAAGCCATAA